A window of Pelomonas sp. SE-A7 genomic DNA:
GGGTCCCAGCTGCCGACGCACCTGCTCGTGGAAGCGGGTGCCGGGCAGCGGATAGCTGACGCTGACGCCTATGTCGTCGGGCTGGGCCTCGACCACCAGGCGGCGCGTGGCCAGCAGGTCTTCCAGCTGCTCGCCCAGATAGCCCAGCTGGATGAAAAAGGCCACGCGGATGCCCTGCTCGCCCAGGCGGCGCCGGGCCTCGAGGATCTGCTCCACCGTCGTGCCCTTGTTCATCCGGTCCAGCACCTGCTGGCTGCCGCTTTCGGCACCGATCCAGACCTCGCTGCAGCCGGCGCGGGCCAGGGCCTCGGCCATGGCCGGCGTGATCAGGTCGGCCCGACTCTGGATCGTGAACGGCAGGCCACCGCCTCCGTCCTGCAGCGCCGCTGCAAAGTCCAGCACCCAGTCGGCCCTGAAGCCGAAGATGTCGTCGGCAAACCAGATGTGGTCGGGCGCGAAGCGGCGCTTGAGCTCCAGCATCTCGGCCGCCACGGCCTGCGGCTCGCGCTGCTGATAGCGGTTGCCCCAGATCGGCTTGGCGCACCAGGCACAGCGGAACGAGCAGCCCTTGGAGGCCGCCATGTTGAGGCTGAAGCGAGCATGGGCGGAGCTCCAGATGGCGCGGTAGCTCTCGATGTCGACCAGGTCCCAGGCCACGGCCATCTCGTCCTGGCGGCGCGGCGGATGCAGGGCCACGACCTTGGCCGAGGCAAGACCCGGCCCCGGCTCGCGCGGCCGGCCTTCGAACAGCGCATGCACGCCCTCCAGGCCGGCGACCAGGTCGGCAGCCTCCTGGTCCGGGTCCTGCTCCAGGCGCTCGATCAGCGCCTGCAGGGCGCCATGGCCTTCGCCCTGCAGGGCTGCATCGGCACCGGCCTGCAGGTACGGACCGGGCGCATCGCTGACATCGGAGCCGGCCACGATGACCCGGGAGCCGGCCTGGCGGGCCCGGGCGATCATCTCGGCCGCCGCGCGCCGCATGGCACCCAGGCACATCTTGCTGAGGTAGTTGTAGTTGTCCTCGTACAGCAGCACGAGCTGGGGCGAGCATTGGCGCAGCCTGGCCTCGAAGTCGTGCACGCCCTCGGCCAGCATGGCGTCGAACAGGCTCACGCCATGGCCCTGGGCACGCAGCAAGGCGGCGACCTGCAGCGTGGCCAGCGGCGGATAGGGCTTGGCACGCTCGTACTGCTTGCCGTCGAAGCGCAGAAAGTAGGAATGGGCGACCAGGATGGACAGCATGCAACAAGCTCCCTGCTTGGGCCGGGCTCGTCTCGACCACCGGCACCGCAGTGAATGCCGCCCACCGTCCGGCAGGTTCAAGGCGCATTCACGCAACAGCGCGCAACAGCGGCTTGCAGGCCGGACGGGCTTTCGATAGCGTCGCCGCAGCGCCCGCGCATGAACGACAAGACCAAGGAGAGCGATTCCATGGCCCGTCACCGCATCGTCCTCGCCCACGGCATCTTCGGCGGCCTGGCCTGGGCGCCGAACTGGGCGCTGGGCCAGCGCGGCGCCTACTTCCATGGCGTCAGGCCGCACCTGGAGTCGCTGGGCCATGAGGTGATAGAGCCCCAGGTGCCGCCGGCCGGCCGGGTGGTAGAACGCGCCGCGGCCCTGGGCCAGGCCATCCACGCCGCCTGGCCGCAGGGCGACCTGCACGTGATCGCGCACAGCCTCGGCGGGCTCGACACCCGCCATCTGCTGCGCGTGGACCCGCAGCTGCGCAAGCGCATCAAGACCCTGGTCGCCATTGGCACGCCCCACCTGGGCTCGCCGGTGGCCAGCAGCTGGATCAACCCGGTCGGGCATCTGCCAGGCGCGCTTTCCCTGCTGGCGCGCGCCCATGCCGGCGGGGTCGAGGACCTGGCCGTGCGGCCCAAGCCGGCCGAACCCGACCAGGCCGGCGTCCGCTACATCGATGTGTTCTGCGATGCCGGCCAGGCCGGCTACCAGGGCCTGGTGTTCCGCGAGCTGGGCAATCTGTTCAGCGTGGAGCTGCCGAACGACGGCGTGGTCAGCCTGCGCTCGGCCCATCTGGAAGGCCATGAGCTGATCACCTGGCCGGTCGACCATGGCGGCGCCGTCGGCTGGCCCAGCGGCCATCCGACCCTGTTCGAAGCCATGTTCGGCCACGTGGATCCGGCCCTGCTGAACCGCTATGCCGACCTGGCCGGCCTGCTCGGCTAGCCCTGCTCCGCTACACTGCCGCCCATGCTCCGCCGCGCCCTCGCCCTGCTGCTCACCGTCTGCCTCTGCTGGCAGTCGATGGCCTTTGCCGGGGTCGAGGTGCTGGTCCGCCAGGGCCAGGCCCAGCAGCATGCGCTGATGCATTTCAAGGGCGAGGCCCACCATCACCATGACGAGCATGGCGGCCTGCACAAGGATCAGTCCACGGCCTCGACCCAGCATGCGATGGACGATGCCTGCATGTTCTGCGTCGCCCTGCTGCCAGACCTGCTGGCCCTGAACCTGCCTATGCTGCGCCCCGCTGCGCCGCTGGAGCTGGCGGCCGTCGAGCCGCCCCTGCCCTGCCTGCCGGGGCTGGACCGACCTCCCAAGACGACCTGATTCCACGCTGGCCGCGGCTTGCTGTCGCGGTGCGTCTGCATGCCCTTCCGGGCTGCAGCGTGCCGCCGCGCCGCCTGACCCACCGTTCGAATGATGGTCATCGATGAAATCCCATTCCCCTGCAAATCCATGGCGCCCCCGGCCATGGTGCGCGGCCTGGCTGCTTGCCCTCGGGGCAACGGCGGGCAGCGCCAATGCTGGTTCGACCCTGGCCCAGGCCCTGGACGCGGCCTGGCAGCGCTCGCTGGAAGCGGCCGAGGCCCAGGGCCGCGAGCGACGCGTCCAGGCTGAACAGCAGCTGGCCTCGTCCTGGCTGGCCGCACCGCCCAGCGCCAGCCTCAGCCAGCTCGAAGGCCGCGGCGGCGCCAGCAGCCAGCGCGAAACCGAGATAGGCCTGGCCCTGCCCATCTGGCGTCCCGGCCAGCGTGAGGCCAATGGCCTGGCCGCCCAGGCCGAGCGCGACTTGGCCCGCGCAGCCGAACAAGCGGCCCGCTTGCGCCTGGCCGGCCAGCTGCGTGAACAGGCTGCGAAACTCAAGCTGCTCGAGAGCGACGCCCATCAAGCGCAACTGCAGCGCGAGCTGCTGGACCGCCTGGCCGCCGACGTGCAGCGCCGCGTCGCCGCCGGTGACCTGGCGCCGGCCGATGGCCTGGCCGCGCGGGCCGAGGCCTTGGCCGCCGCCGGTGCGCAGCGCGAAGCCGAGCTGCAGCTGGCCACGCAGCGCAGCCATTGGCAATTGCTGACCGGTCAGCTCCAGGCGCCGGACCCGGAAGATGCCGAACGCCCGGCCGCCGCGCCCCATCCCGAGCAGGCCCTGGCCGAGGCGGCCGTGGCTCGTGCTGGCCAGCGCCTGGCCCAGGTCCGCAGCCAGCGCATGGCCGCGCCGGAGCTGGGCGTGGGCTTGCGCCAGGAACGCCCGGGTGGTGGCCAGGCCGGGCAACACAGCGTCCAGCTGTCGCTGCGCATTCCCTTCGGCAGCGAGGCCCACAGCCAGCCGCAGCAGGCCGCCGCCCTGGCCGAACAAGACCTGGCCCTGGCCCAGCGCGAACGCCTGCGGCTGCAGCTGCAAGCCGACCAGTTGCTGGCCCGCGAAGCCTTGCGCACGGCCCAGGGCCAGGCCGCGCTGGAAGCCGAACGCGCCGGCCTGCTGCGCCAGCGCGCGCAGTGGCTGGACCAGTCCTTCAAGGCCGGCGAGACCGCCCTGCCCGAGCTGCTGCGCGCCCTCGCCGCCGCCGCCCAGGCCGAGGCCGCCGCCACCCGTCAACAAGCCGCCCTGGGCCTGGCCCGGGCGCGCCTTCTGCAATCGCTGGGAGTGCTCCCATGAAGACCAAGCTGATCATCCCGGCCCTGCTGCTTGCCTGCAGCGGCGCCTTCGCCCACGATGGCGACGACCATGGCGCGGCACCCGCCGCTGCCGCCGGCTCAGTCCCGCGCGTGGAAGCGCACTCCGAGCTGTTCGAGCTGGTCGCCCGGTTGCAGCCAAAGGAGCTCTCGCTGCTGATTGACCGCTACGCCAGCAACGAGCCGTTGCTCCAGGCCAGCGTCGAGGTGGAAAGCGGCGGCCGCAAGGCCAAGGCCGCCTTCCACGCCGAGCACGGCGACTACAGCATCGAGGACCCGGCCTTGCTCAAGCTGCTCGCCACGCCCGGCGAGCATGCGCTGGTGATCACCGTGATCGCCGGCTCGGAGTCCGACCTGCTGGACGGCGTGCTCAAGGTGGGCACGCCCGGCGCGGCTGGTGGTGTGCATGCCGAGCATGGCGATGCCGGCGGCCGGCGCTGGTGGTGGGCTTTGCTGGCCCTGCCGCTGTTGGGCGGCGTCTGGATCGCTCGCAAGCGCG
This region includes:
- a CDS encoding radical SAM protein — protein: MLSILVAHSYFLRFDGKQYERAKPYPPLATLQVAALLRAQGHGVSLFDAMLAEGVHDFEARLRQCSPQLVLLYEDNYNYLSKMCLGAMRRAAAEMIARARQAGSRVIVAGSDVSDAPGPYLQAGADAALQGEGHGALQALIERLEQDPDQEAADLVAGLEGVHALFEGRPREPGPGLASAKVVALHPPRRQDEMAVAWDLVDIESYRAIWSSAHARFSLNMAASKGCSFRCAWCAKPIWGNRYQQREPQAVAAEMLELKRRFAPDHIWFADDIFGFRADWVLDFAAALQDGGGGLPFTIQSRADLITPAMAEALARAGCSEVWIGAESGSQQVLDRMNKGTTVEQILEARRRLGEQGIRVAFFIQLGYLGEQLEDLLATRRLVVEAQPDDIGVSVSYPLPGTRFHEQVRRQLGPKTHWEDSGELAMMFHGRYSTEFYREVRDLLHEQVGLDGAQAASSEARQALGRRWSSLLAAETEHRNLAGSLA
- a CDS encoding DUF2946 family protein, producing the protein MLRRALALLLTVCLCWQSMAFAGVEVLVRQGQAQQHALMHFKGEAHHHHDEHGGLHKDQSTASTQHAMDDACMFCVALLPDLLALNLPMLRPAAPLELAAVEPPLPCLPGLDRPPKTT
- a CDS encoding TolC family protein; its protein translation is MKSHSPANPWRPRPWCAAWLLALGATAGSANAGSTLAQALDAAWQRSLEAAEAQGRERRVQAEQQLASSWLAAPPSASLSQLEGRGGASSQRETEIGLALPIWRPGQREANGLAAQAERDLARAAEQAARLRLAGQLREQAAKLKLLESDAHQAQLQRELLDRLAADVQRRVAAGDLAPADGLAARAEALAAAGAQREAELQLATQRSHWQLLTGQLQAPDPEDAERPAAAPHPEQALAEAAVARAGQRLAQVRSQRMAAPELGVGLRQERPGGGQAGQHSVQLSLRIPFGSEAHSQPQQAAALAEQDLALAQRERLRLQLQADQLLAREALRTAQGQAALEAERAGLLRQRAQWLDQSFKAGETALPELLRALAAAAQAEAAATRQQAALGLARARLLQSLGVLP